One part of the Borrelia coriaceae genome encodes these proteins:
- a CDS encoding BTA121 domain-containing protein surface lipoprotein, which translates to MKKGNFLNKKNVYMIKIKHRSLLMLLILLSLLFLVISCKLFAAYDRNSGKNLTIIEEDISEENILVRLDKLCSIFGLSETERQVINEVKAIVTNPTIGAHRGGKTYNDLEFYNLLNTLGDLKVKEMVRGILDRKEFRDLDYANTNASIEEVTDLGLKQALQQSLNYKNGLYKEELKELFHNSIDNPDPDVVYKRAVHNKYVSVFADVQRDTQFIKIFIELFKGLLQHELDAVAYMQMCDTTRTSFRFNVLLGELGEQRVRRIIHFYLDVCSAKGRASRAINNITDLERKKDLDMRFKRYVIGYDQYLADAFKPTDADRVYDKMIDAQYINYFNRIEQEALNPTQSQKGGTTNPGTDVGTVQGRT; encoded by the coding sequence TTGAAAAAGGGAAATTTTTTGAATAAAAAAAATGTTTATATGATAAAAATAAAACATCGTAGTTTATTAATGTTACTTATATTATTGTCATTATTATTTTTAGTAATAAGTTGTAAATTGTTTGCCGCATACGATCGAAATTCGGGGAAGAATTTGACAATCATTGAGGAGGATATTAGTGAGGAGAATATACTTGTTAGGCTTGATAAGCTTTGTAGCATATTTGGATTATCAGAGACTGAAAGACAAGTAATTAATGAAGTTAAAGCAATAGTAACGAATCCTACTATTGGTGCACATAGAGGTGGCAAGACATATAATGATCTTGAGTTTTATAATTTACTTAACACTTTAGGTGATCTTAAGGTTAAAGAAATGGTACGAGGTATTCTAGACCGCAAAGAATTTAGGGATTTAGATTATGCAAATACTAATGCAAGCATTGAAGAAGTTACGGATTTAGGCTTAAAACAAGCATTGCAACAATCTTTAAATTATAAAAATGGTCTTTATAAGGAGGAATTGAAGGAATTATTTCACAACTCTATTGATAATCCTGATCCTGATGTTGTGTATAAAAGAGCTGTACATAATAAGTATGTTTCTGTATTTGCTGATGTTCAAAGGGATACGCAATTTATTAAAATATTTATAGAGCTATTTAAGGGTCTTTTGCAGCATGAGTTAGATGCGGTTGCTTATATGCAAATGTGTGATACAACCCGTACTAGTTTTAGATTTAATGTTTTATTAGGTGAATTGGGTGAACAAAGGGTTAGGCGCATAATACATTTTTATTTGGATGTTTGTAGTGCAAAGGGAAGGGCTAGTAGAGCTATAAATAATATTACTGACCTTGAGAGAAAAAAAGATTTAGATATGCGGTTTAAGCGTTATGTCATAGGTTATGATCAATATTTAGCAGATGCCTTTAAACCTACAGATGCTGATAGGGTTTATGATAAAATGATTGATGCTCAGTATATTAATTATTTTAATAGAATTGAACAAGAAGCTTTAAATCCTACTCAATCACAAAAAGGCGGTACCACTAATCCAGGTACCGATGTAGGTACTGTGCAAGGTCGTACTTAA
- a CDS encoding BTA121 domain-containing protein surface lipoprotein, translating into MMRFKYHSLLILLILLVISCDPNSELKRELKSGGTPRSIRVSDQRSDRDIKVKLKDLFVEFELSDEEKQVVDKIKSIVTNPNIGKDEGYRTYNDLEFYNLLKTLGSFRVKKIVENYLRVDDLKDNVQEVFKQALTSGSSVALKERVDDKLNAYNSSHEVQLKGLFSYSDANFVYGAITNGNYVDQAVIKTNARLDKLKAGNVYLQLDSGEQRIIDQVRTIVTTPSKFISDSTYKLRTVQEFYGLLNTLDVDKVKEIVKSYKEYEDFKDAEYEEINKSIELVTEVESKEELGKELDNAHLFYDFHIKRVFTKFDDENNILDDLPEPNDVYEGMTQPVYRSIFDFVKYQVQDIRKYEEIEGNLSISQMVALAYMSDNSGHSEFNLKWMLGRLGFSKAREILDFHVKVITAEDQARKTLNSVKDVKKKEALQAQFDQYVEDYHKHLRLCLAYNDPDRFYDQVIEEMHMKNFKKVKADTLALLK; encoded by the coding sequence ATGATGAGATTTAAGTATCACAGTTTATTAATATTGTTAATATTATTAGTAATAAGTTGTGATCCAAACAGTGAGTTAAAGCGCGAGTTAAAGAGTGGTGGCACTCCTAGGTCAATAAGGGTTAGTGATCAGCGAAGTGATCGTGATATAAAGGTCAAACTTAAAGATCTTTTTGTCGAATTTGAGTTATCAGATGAAGAGAAACAAGTAGTTGATAAGATAAAGAGCATAGTAACTAATCCTAATATTGGTAAAGATGAGGGTTACAGGACATATAATGATCTTGAGTTTTATAATTTACTTAAAACTTTAGGTTCTTTCAGGGTTAAAAAAATTGTAGAAAATTATTTGAGGGTTGATGATCTTAAAGATAATGTTCAAGAGGTATTCAAGCAAGCTTTAACTAGTGGTAGTAGCGTGGCTTTAAAAGAGCGGGTAGATGACAAGCTTAATGCTTATAACTCTAGTCATGAGGTACAGTTAAAGGGATTATTTAGTTACAGTGATGCTAATTTTGTTTATGGTGCAATTACTAATGGTAATTATGTTGATCAAGCTGTTATTAAGACGAATGCTCGGTTAGATAAACTTAAAGCTGGGAATGTATACTTACAGCTTGATTCTGGAGAGCAAAGGATAATTGATCAAGTTAGAACAATAGTAACTACACCTTCTAAGTTTATATCAGATTCCACATATAAGTTGCGTACTGTGCAGGAGTTTTATGGTTTATTAAATACTTTGGATGTTGATAAGGTTAAGGAAATAGTAAAATCTTATAAGGAGTATGAAGACTTTAAAGATGCAGAGTACGAAGAAATTAATAAAAGCATTGAACTTGTTACTGAGGTAGAGTCAAAAGAAGAATTGGGTAAAGAGCTTGATAATGCGCATTTATTTTATGATTTCCATATAAAAAGGGTTTTTACTAAATTTGATGATGAGAATAATATTCTTGATGATTTGCCTGAGCCTAATGATGTTTATGAGGGTATGACGCAGCCTGTTTATAGGTCTATATTTGATTTTGTTAAATATCAAGTTCAAGATATTAGAAAGTATGAAGAGATAGAGGGAAATTTATCAATTTCTCAAATGGTGGCACTTGCATATATGTCAGATAATTCTGGGCATTCTGAGTTTAATTTGAAGTGGATGTTAGGTCGCTTAGGTTTTTCTAAGGCTAGAGAGATTTTAGATTTTCATGTCAAGGTTATTACAGCAGAAGACCAAGCTAGGAAAACTTTAAATAGTGTGAAAGATGTTAAGAAAAAAGAAGCTTTGCAAGCGCAATTTGATCAGTATGTTGAGGATTACCATAAGCATTTAAGATTGTGCTTAGCGTATAATGATCCTGATAGGTTTTATGATCAGGTTATAGAGGAGATGCATATGAAGAACTTTAAGAAGGTTAAAGCAGACACATTAGCATTGCTTAAGTAA
- a CDS encoding BTA121 domain-containing protein surface lipoprotein, with amino-acid sequence MIKIRHYSLLIILVLMSLLLVISCNPTSKLKDNGMRGAGIGVKRERAAQNDKDALKGKLKALLIGFGLSDEEKQIVYKIQEVLTNPDIGSGEDIKTYTDPEFYKLLEKLGALKIKGIVDNYLKVSDLQNEVKNAFNQAINNIADPDLKAYFQSKLASYQDGYALQLKKLFKDDNANVVYDAVTNGNYVAQVTRETKDHLNELRDMMDLYFGLDPEERGVIDRIRKLVTPSSVAKIRKPYKLRTVQEFFYLLNQLGVSKVKEIASVYRAYEVFREEGYKEISKSIERVDGAGLRSVLQQDLKYSHETYEVDIRGAFTKVMGGKVTDGSPNADDVYESVKQASYTSIFDNIKKEIQAILNYDAMARELKNFQVRALAYMISNIRQSELYAKILLSNLDVPKLKEIANFHTEIIESEDTAKKALASVADIKKKEALQVLFEQCVKDYHDYLELCFKQGKADFTTFYNKIMSGAYSARFNSIKSKALDLS; translated from the coding sequence ATGATCAAAATACGACATTACAGTTTATTAATAATATTAGTATTAATGTCACTATTATTAGTAATTAGTTGTAATCCAACCAGTAAGTTAAAGGATAATGGCATGCGTGGGGCAGGCATTGGTGTGAAAAGAGAGAGAGCTGCTCAGAATGATAAGGACGCTTTAAAGGGCAAACTTAAGGCGCTTCTTATTGGATTTGGGTTATCAGATGAAGAGAAGCAAATAGTTTATAAGATACAAGAAGTATTAACTAATCCTGATATTGGGAGTGGTGAGGATATTAAGACATATACTGATCCTGAGTTTTATAAGTTATTAGAAAAGTTAGGTGCTCTTAAGATTAAAGGGATTGTAGATAATTATTTAAAAGTTAGTGACCTTCAAAATGAGGTTAAAAATGCATTCAATCAAGCTATCAATAATATTGCTGATCCTGATTTAAAAGCGTACTTTCAAAGTAAGCTTGCTTCTTATCAAGATGGTTATGCATTGCAGTTAAAGAAGTTATTTAAGGATGATAATGCTAATGTTGTTTATGATGCAGTTACTAATGGTAATTATGTTGCTCAAGTTACTCGTGAGACAAAAGACCATTTAAATGAACTTAGAGATATGATGGATCTATACTTCGGTCTTGATCCTGAGGAGAGAGGGGTAATTGATAGAATTAGAAAGTTAGTAACTCCATCTTCTGTTGCTAAGATAAGGAAGCCTTATAAGTTGCGTACTGTGCAGGAGTTTTTTTATTTATTAAATCAGTTGGGTGTTTCTAAGGTTAAAGAAATAGCAAGTGTTTATAGGGCCTATGAAGTCTTTAGAGAGGAAGGGTATAAAGAAATTAGTAAAAGCATTGAACGTGTTGATGGTGCAGGTTTAAGAAGCGTATTGCAACAGGATCTTAAGTATAGCCATGAAACTTACGAAGTTGATATAAGAGGTGCCTTTACGAAGGTTATGGGGGGTAAAGTTACTGATGGTTCACCTAATGCTGATGATGTATATGAAAGTGTGAAGCAGGCTTCATATACTTCTATATTTGATAATATTAAAAAAGAAATTCAAGCTATTCTGAATTACGATGCTATGGCAAGAGAGTTAAAAAATTTTCAGGTGCGAGCACTTGCGTATATGATCAGTAATATTAGGCAGTCTGAGTTATATGCTAAGATCCTATTAAGTAATTTAGATGTTCCTAAACTTAAAGAGATTGCAAACTTTCATACTGAGATTATTGAATCAGAAGACACTGCTAAAAAGGCTTTAGCAAGTGTTGCTGATATTAAGAAAAAGGAAGCTTTACAAGTTCTCTTTGAGCAGTGTGTTAAGGATTATCATGATTATTTAGAATTGTGCTTTAAGCAGGGAAAAGCGGATTTTACTACATTTTATAATAAAATTATGAGTGGTGCATATTCTGCTCGCTTTAATAGTATTAAGAGCAAGGCTTTGGATCTTTCTTAA
- a CDS encoding BTA121 domain-containing protein surface lipoprotein, producing the protein MLLLLSVISCDSSGSSKDDGTESATGPADKFVNVLDLPAGDQAYTYDTIYDEFVNVEDDVVENYYLNSRRVRRICNILTNPNIGKRDKYKIYTDSDALDIMRDLCYNRVRAVTTKIANFYSTYRRVYSIVKDKINDADFREMLLSRFKSTKNDYELVLKDLFISFDSAGMSVSTLIDRIFCQTYLSISKLWATMDQVLVFL; encoded by the coding sequence ATGTTACTGCTATTATCAGTAATAAGTTGTGATTCAAGTGGTTCATCAAAGGATGATGGCACAGAGAGCGCAACAGGGCCTGCTGATAAGTTTGTTAATGTGTTGGATTTACCAGCTGGTGATCAAGCTTACACTTATGACACCATTTATGATGAGTTTGTTAATGTTGAAGATGATGTTGTTGAGAACTATTATTTGAATTCACGTAGGGTACGTAGGATTTGTAATATTTTAACTAATCCTAATATTGGTAAGCGTGATAAGTATAAAATATATACTGATTCTGATGCTCTTGATATAATGAGAGATTTGTGTTATAACCGCGTTAGAGCAGTTACAACAAAAATTGCAAACTTTTATAGTACATACAGAAGAGTTTATAGTATTGTGAAGGATAAGATTAACGATGCTGATTTTCGAGAAATGCTTCTTTCTAGGTTTAAGTCTACTAAAAATGATTATGAGTTGGTATTAAAGGACTTATTTATTTCCTTTGATTCTGCAGGGATGTCAGTTTCTACACTTATTGACCGGATATTTTGTCAGACATATTTGAGTATATCTAAGCTTTGGGCTACAATGGACCAAGTACTGGTATTTTTATAG
- a CDS encoding BTA121 domain-containing protein surface lipoprotein, producing the protein MIRVKHRSLLIILVSLLLVIILLVISCDLNSMSKFGGTPRVKKAHGIARPRNHMKKDVKFKLKELLSKFGLLNKQLQAIDKIKRIVTDPNIGDTESYKTYSELQFYNLLETLGDVKVKEIIKNYLQACKIQFDAQRTFKKAIKNIADSDLKKQLQTKLNNYNSSYALQLKSLFNYDNDDVIYGNVINDYIIRTTTQVTEQMDELASLGVVLDIGDAKSIYLQLDSGERNIIDHIKEIVTNPNIGDPKDYETYTKQEFDDLVIRLGLLDIKEIIKNHLEVDVLQKDFDKSIGFVLNSNLKVELYRRLNNYKIDYMLGMKKLFNEVVSGKISYDDYVTQTIAQAHNYSTILKTEITDTTDNKDFYSLFDSEEQNIIEEIRNIVTKRSFVVPSSDYKLRTEEEFNDLLFALGVVRVKEIIRVYSKYKVFKESKYVEIGKSIKGITDFNSKLILQIKLANARGSYEFQIKKAFTKFDDNDNILDDLPDPDYVYDNVIHAVYTVIFNSIKDEVAKIVNYEKIKSKFLKVYMQTLAYIQEHAEQSDFNMQLMLGSLDNNKVKGIVEIHFRIIKAKEAATAALNAAVALNNVNDVREKAGLQSRFDECVAAYHKHLKLCFLHGDPYAFYDEIMSCTYDKDFAWIENKALSLVGAKQPVRSRY; encoded by the coding sequence ATGATAAGAGTAAAACATCGCAGTTTATTAATAATATTAGTATCGCTATTATTAGTAATAATACTATTAGTAATAAGTTGTGATCTAAATAGTATGTCAAAATTTGGGGGCACACCTAGGGTGAAAAAAGCCCATGGGATAGCAAGACCCCGTAATCATATGAAAAAGGATGTTAAATTCAAGCTTAAAGAGCTTCTTAGTAAATTTGGATTGCTAAATAAGCAGCTACAAGCAATTGATAAGATAAAAAGAATAGTAACTGATCCTAATATTGGTGATACTGAATCTTACAAGACATATAGTGAGCTTCAATTTTATAATTTATTAGAAACTTTAGGTGATGTTAAAGTTAAGGAAATTATAAAAAATTATTTACAAGCTTGTAAAATTCAATTTGATGCTCAAAGAACATTTAAGAAAGCTATAAAGAATATTGCTGATTCTGATTTGAAAAAGCAATTACAAACTAAGCTTAATAATTATAACTCTAGTTATGCATTACAGTTAAAGAGCTTATTTAATTATGATAATGATGATGTTATTTATGGGAATGTTATTAATGATTACATTATACGGACAACTACTCAGGTAACGGAACAGATGGATGAACTTGCATCTTTAGGTGTTGTTTTAGATATTGGAGATGCTAAGAGTATATATTTACAGCTTGATTCTGGGGAGAGAAACATAATTGATCACATTAAAGAAATAGTAACTAATCCTAATATTGGTGATCCTAAAGATTATGAGACATATACTAAGCAGGAGTTTGATGATTTAGTAATTAGACTAGGTCTTCTTGATATTAAAGAAATTATAAAAAATCATTTAGAAGTTGATGTCCTTCAAAAAGATTTTGACAAATCCATAGGTTTTGTTTTGAACTCCAATTTAAAAGTGGAATTGTATCGTAGACTTAATAATTATAAAATTGATTATATGTTGGGTATGAAGAAGTTATTTAATGAAGTTGTTTCTGGCAAAATTAGTTATGATGATTATGTTACTCAAACAATTGCTCAGGCACATAATTATAGTACTATACTTAAGACTGAGATTACAGATACTACAGATAATAAGGATTTCTACTCACTATTTGACTCTGAGGAACAAAATATAATTGAGGAAATTAGAAATATAGTAACTAAACGTTCTTTTGTTGTGCCAAGTTCTGATTATAAGTTGCGTACCGAGGAAGAGTTTAATGATTTACTGTTTGCTTTAGGTGTTGTTAGGGTTAAGGAGATAATAAGAGTTTATAGTAAATACAAGGTATTTAAAGAGTCAAAGTATGTGGAAATTGGTAAAAGCATTAAAGGTATTACTGATTTCAATTCAAAACTAATATTGCAAATTAAGCTTGCTAATGCTCGTGGAAGCTACGAGTTTCAGATAAAAAAGGCTTTTACCAAATTTGATGATAATGATAATATTCTTGATGACTTGCCTGATCCTGATTATGTGTATGACAATGTAATTCATGCTGTTTATACTGTTATATTTAATTCTATTAAAGACGAAGTTGCAAAGATTGTGAATTATGAAAAGATAAAAAGCAAGTTTTTAAAAGTTTATATGCAAACACTTGCTTATATACAAGAGCATGCTGAGCAGTCTGATTTTAATATGCAGCTTATGTTGGGTTCCCTAGATAATAATAAGGTTAAAGGGATTGTAGAAATTCATTTTCGGATTATTAAGGCAAAAGAGGCAGCAACAGCTGCTTTAAATGCAGCTGTTGCTTTAAATAATGTTAATGATGTTAGGGAAAAGGCAGGTTTACAAAGTCGATTTGATGAGTGTGTTGCAGCTTATCATAAGCATTTAAAATTATGCTTCTTGCATGGCGATCCTTATGCGTTTTATGATGAAATTATGAGTTGTACATATGATAAGGACTTTGCTTGGATTGAAAACAAGGCTTTAAGTCTTGTTGGAGCAAAGCAACCAGTACGCTCCAGGTATTAA
- a CDS encoding BTA121 domain-containing protein surface lipoprotein, protein MIRIKRCSLLMRLVLMLLLLSVISCNQISDTKSDGSQGAGAPVKTAVTRRHDKGDLKVKIKELLVKFGLSDEGKQIVYKIQKIVTNPDIGKDDKAGGYKTYDDLKFYNLLDTLGALKVKEIVGHYLKVDRRQNEVKNAFSQAINNAAEGPLKERLQNKLDDYQDGYALRLKKLFKDDNANAVYAAFTADDYIVPAISEIESHLNELKVMSLVVAEVFKNPEGTRVDGGSGSAVGPGDVDGSAGAEIPASSQFTRVEGTRVDEDVTVTEPAKGTLGIGGSGGDGGAEDTTGALGLVVVKEPDGTEDIEGIYLEFNDEAKRVIDKLRKLVVIPSEYYKTYTVQEFDGLIRALGDSKVKDMVKTYGAYESEYNGIKGLIDRNIPWDYVQEMLSISLSDAEESLKIAIRKFFTKFNDDGTADLAALPDPNYVYQSMRQVDSSIFKGARGDVVSIMNYVNIMVVDLSSQERYPFSYIKDESGMEDSDGGLVFNFVVLLGKLNKEQFKAISTFNSSVIEEKEATLKVINNIRDGIEDKKAVQHQFDSYVRGYHGHLISCAKHKDPKTFYDQIMTGTYAENFKMLRKAALKIIEENKAGSKPGIPR, encoded by the coding sequence ATGATAAGAATAAAACGGTGCAGTTTATTAATGAGATTAGTATTAATGTTACTGCTATTATCAGTAATAAGTTGTAATCAAATCAGTGATACAAAGAGTGATGGCAGTCAAGGGGCAGGTGCTCCTGTGAAAACAGCTGTCACTAGGCGGCATGATAAGGGAGATTTAAAAGTCAAGATTAAAGAACTTCTTGTAAAATTTGGGTTATCAGATGAAGGGAAGCAAATAGTTTATAAGATACAAAAAATAGTAACTAATCCTGATATTGGTAAGGATGATAAGGCTGGGGGTTACAAGACATATGATGATCTTAAATTTTATAATTTATTAGACACTTTAGGTGCTCTTAAGGTTAAAGAAATTGTAGGGCATTATTTAAAGGTTGATAGGCGTCAAAATGAGGTTAAAAATGCATTTAGTCAAGCTATAAATAATGCCGCTGAAGGTCCTTTAAAAGAGAGGTTACAAAATAAGCTTGATGATTATCAAGATGGTTATGCATTACGGTTAAAGAAGTTATTTAAGGATGATAATGCTAATGCTGTTTATGCTGCATTTACTGCTGATGATTATATTGTTCCAGCTATTAGTGAGATAGAATCTCATTTAAATGAACTTAAAGTTATGAGTCTTGTAGTTGCTGAAGTCTTTAAAAATCCTGAAGGTACTAGAGTTGATGGGGGTTCTGGAAGTGCTGTAGGTCCTGGAGATGTTGATGGTTCTGCTGGTGCTGAAATTCCTGCAAGTTCTCAATTTACTAGAGTTGAAGGTACTAGAGTTGATGAGGATGTTACAGTTACTGAACCTGCGAAAGGCACTTTAGGTATTGGTGGTTCTGGGGGCGATGGTGGTGCTGAGGATACTACAGGTGCTTTGGGTCTTGTAGTTGTTAAGGAGCCTGACGGTACTGAAGATATTGAGGGTATATACTTAGAGTTTAATGATGAGGCGAAAAGGGTAATTGATAAACTTAGAAAGTTGGTAGTTATTCCTAGTGAATATTATAAGACATATACTGTGCAGGAATTTGATGGTTTAATAAGAGCTTTGGGTGATTCTAAGGTTAAAGATATGGTAAAAACTTATGGTGCATATGAATCAGAGTACAACGGAATTAAGGGGTTGATTGATAGGAATATTCCTTGGGACTATGTACAAGAAATGTTAAGCATCAGCCTTAGTGATGCAGAAGAAAGTTTAAAGATTGCTATAAGAAAGTTCTTTACTAAATTTAATGATGATGGTACTGCTGACCTTGCTGCTCTTCCTGATCCTAATTATGTGTATCAGAGCATGAGGCAAGTTGATAGCTCTATTTTTAAAGGTGCTCGAGGGGATGTTGTTTCCATTATGAATTATGTAAATATAATGGTTGTTGATCTTTCATCTCAAGAGAGGTATCCATTTTCATATATTAAAGATGAAAGTGGTATGGAAGATAGTGATGGAGGATTGGTATTTAACTTTGTGGTTTTGCTAGGTAAGTTAAATAAGGAGCAGTTCAAAGCCATTTCAACTTTTAATTCTAGTGTTATTGAAGAAAAAGAGGCTACTCTTAAAGTTATAAATAATATCCGTGATGGTATTGAGGACAAGAAAGCTGTGCAACATCAGTTTGATAGTTATGTTAGAGGGTATCATGGACATTTAATATCTTGTGCTAAGCATAAAGATCCTAAGACATTTTATGATCAAATCATGACAGGTACATATGCTGAGAACTTTAAGATGCTTAGAAAAGCAGCTTTAAAGATCATCGAAGAAAATAAGGCAGGTTCTAAACCAGGTATACCTAGGTAG
- a CDS encoding BTA121 domain-containing protein surface lipoprotein codes for MIKVKYRIFLIILVLILLLLLVISCNSSDSSGHDGTYSTSGGVGGSNAENINAKLNKLLNAFGLLSYEQEAIGKLQKIVTNPDIGNTEGYKTYGSLEFYDLLKTLGALRVKGIIKNYLEFAKFQNNVERTINTVSDTDLKDRLQSKLKVCNSSYGFALKELFNDVVSAKLSYDDYVVQTTVKTNDQIAKLEPEIEGVVGDQDIFLHLDGAEGCAIAQIGEILVDSEIDHGRIYTYDEFYDLLNRLGFFRVIKIVDIYQKYEALQEADYNEIITMIKEEVKDETFKAALEDMAVMTYSSYRNNIRDIFTKYDDGKALSVIPEPEYVYEKMTHAVYRSLFTDIKEYTESIVRYKNIEGSLLREERQVLSYIQGKGGKSDFDFVVLLGKLDAAQVKAIVQFHAKILKAKSAAQEARMNVTDDREKEPLMEAFRDTVEEYHKHLVACFKHKDSQTFYNAIVTGTYANDFNRITEKASGLSPKTESGTTNPDINSDVKPGSTT; via the coding sequence ATGATAAAAGTGAAATATCGCATTTTCTTAATAATATTGGTATTAATATTGCTGTTATTATTAGTAATAAGTTGTAATTCAAGCGATTCATCAGGACATGATGGGACATATAGTACATCAGGTGGTGTTGGGGGAAGTAATGCGGAGAATATTAATGCCAAACTTAATAAGCTTTTAAATGCATTTGGGTTACTCTCTTATGAGCAAGAGGCAATTGGCAAGTTACAAAAAATAGTTACTAATCCTGATATTGGTAATACTGAAGGTTATAAGACATATGGTAGTCTTGAATTTTATGATTTACTTAAAACTTTAGGTGCTCTTAGGGTTAAAGGAATTATAAAAAATTATTTAGAGTTTGCCAAATTCCAAAATAATGTTGAGAGAACTATAAATACTGTTAGTGATACTGATTTAAAGGATCGCCTACAAAGTAAACTTAAGGTTTGTAATTCTAGCTATGGGTTTGCGTTAAAGGAGCTATTTAATGATGTTGTTTCGGCTAAACTTTCTTATGATGATTATGTTGTTCAAACAACTGTTAAGACAAATGATCAGATAGCTAAACTTGAACCTGAGATAGAAGGAGTTGTAGGAGATCAAGATATTTTCTTACATCTTGATGGTGCTGAGGGCTGCGCAATTGCGCAAATTGGAGAAATATTAGTTGATAGTGAGATTGATCATGGTAGGATATATACTTATGATGAGTTTTATGATTTATTAAATAGGTTGGGATTCTTTAGGGTTATAAAAATTGTAGATATTTACCAAAAATATGAGGCACTCCAGGAAGCAGATTATAATGAAATTATTACAATGATTAAAGAAGAGGTTAAGGATGAAACCTTCAAAGCAGCGTTGGAAGATATGGCTGTTATGACTTATAGTTCATATCGTAATAATATAAGGGATATATTTACTAAATATGATGATGGCAAGGCCCTTTCTGTTATTCCTGAACCTGAGTATGTGTATGAAAAAATGACACATGCTGTTTATAGGTCTCTTTTTACAGATATTAAAGAGTATACGGAGTCCATTGTAAGGTATAAAAATATAGAGGGCAGTCTTTTAAGAGAAGAAAGGCAAGTACTTTCGTATATACAAGGTAAGGGTGGTAAGTCTGATTTTGATTTTGTTGTCTTGTTAGGCAAGTTGGATGCTGCTCAGGTTAAAGCTATTGTACAATTTCATGCCAAGATTCTTAAAGCAAAATCTGCTGCTCAAGAAGCTAGAATGAATGTTACTGACGATAGGGAAAAAGAACCTTTGATGGAGGCCTTTAGAGATACTGTTGAGGAGTATCATAAACATTTAGTCGCATGCTTTAAGCATAAGGATTCTCAGACATTTTATAATGCAATCGTTACAGGTACTTATGCTAATGACTTTAATCGTATTACAGAAAAAGCTTCTGGGTTATCTCCAAAAACTGAATCGGGTACTACTAACCCAGATATTAACTCAGATGTTAAGCCAGGTAGTACTACCTAG